Part of the Halobacteriovoraceae bacterium genome is shown below.
TTTCTCTGTTGATGGGAATAAATTCTAAACTTAAAAGGCCTGATTGGTCTGGACGAATTTTAGTATCAACATCAAAATCAAATGTCATACTCTTACCTAGCCCAATAATAACATCAACATTTTCTTTCTTGATACTATCTTCTTGCGCGTAAGATAAGTTTAAAATCGTAAGTAAGATAAATACAAAGTGAGTCAATTATCTGCCTCCTCGTTTTTGTTGATCATATCTTTCTTGAAAATAAACTTTGGCCTCAGTTGAATCCTCTATGTCATCTCCTAAAAGGACATCAAAGAGGTTAGTTGATTTCAACGAGATAGAACTATTATCATTATTATTTCTAAGAGCGAGATATGGCCTTCCACGCAAATGAGATAAAACAAAAGATAATCTTTGAGCTTCAATTGGAGTAAGTTCTAAGGTAACAGTGTTGAAATCCGTATACGTTGTTAAATTCATTTTTTTTACTTCGCTGTTATCTCCTATTCTTCCGGCCATGGGTATCGTATTCGTAATGAGTTTACCAACAGAAAGAACATATACATTTTGAAACAACGTTTTTGCTTTGTTCCTGTCAAGTCTTCCTCCTGCATAATCAACTCCAATAATAACATCTACCCTATCACCTGGTTTTATAAGTTTTCCCACGGCCTGATCTTCTGAAACCCTTATGGCCATTGCTCTTTTTCCGACACTTATTTGTCTAGACAAACCCGTTTTTGCTCCTGGATAAGTTACTCTCGGGGCCGTAATTTGTTCATTTTTTAGTATAGGAGCAAGTGCAATTGTGTTTTGCAAATCTTCAATTGTTTTGTATGCCTTTGGCGCTTC
Proteins encoded:
- the cpaB gene encoding Flp pilus assembly protein CpaB, with translation MNTRAFTLALVIALIAMSMVYSYIQGVESKYIAQYENKTTVVVASVDIPELTLLDHTKLTLKEVPKAFEAPKAYKTIEDLQNTIALAPILKNEQITAPRVTYPGAKTGLSRQISVGKRAMAIRVSEDQAVGKLIKPGDRVDVIIGVDYAGGRLDRNKAKTLFQNVYVLSVGKLITNTIPMAGRIGDNSEVKKMNLTTYTDFNTVTLELTPIEAQRLSFVLSHLRGRPYLALRNNNDNSSISLKSTNLFDVLLGDDIEDSTEAKVYFQERYDQQKRGGR